Proteins found in one Candidatus Cloacimonadota bacterium genomic segment:
- a CDS encoding 2,3,4,5-tetrahydropyridine-2,6-dicarboxylate N-succinyltransferase — translation MEQQISILFEKKESFTEEDISIFEEFRNQLEKGSIRAAEKKDGIWQTNIWVKKGILIGFRLGKLTEMPWSEHKIFWDKSTYPERQITGRESIRIVPGGSSIRSGAYIGKNVTMMPPSYVNVGAYVDDGTMLDSHCLVGSCAQVGKNVHISAAAIVGGVLEPIGSNPVIIEDEAFIGGNCGIYEGVIIKSKAILAAGVILTAATKVYDAVNKEFIFAEHNKPLAIPEKAVVISGSRMLQEHNGISLYCPVIVKYRDTKSEKSVTLEDLLR, via the coding sequence ATAGAACAACAGATCTCTATTCTCTTTGAGAAGAAAGAATCTTTTACTGAAGAAGATATCTCAATTTTTGAAGAGTTTCGTAATCAACTAGAGAAGGGCTCTATCAGAGCTGCAGAAAAAAAGGATGGTATCTGGCAAACAAATATTTGGGTAAAAAAGGGTATCTTGATCGGTTTTCGCCTTGGTAAGTTAACGGAAATGCCCTGGTCCGAACATAAAATATTCTGGGATAAGAGTACCTACCCCGAGAGACAAATAACAGGAAGAGAAAGCATTCGCATAGTCCCCGGAGGAAGCTCAATCCGCAGTGGAGCATATATAGGTAAAAATGTTACGATGATGCCCCCAAGTTATGTTAACGTAGGTGCTTATGTTGATGATGGTACAATGTTAGATTCACACTGTCTGGTCGGTAGTTGTGCTCAGGTTGGTAAGAATGTACATATCAGCGCCGCAGCGATTGTTGGTGGTGTATTAGAGCCTATAGGTAGCAATCCTGTAATAATCGAAGACGAAGCTTTTATTGGTGGCAACTGCGGAATCTATGAAGGAGTTATCATTAAATCAAAAGCTATCTTAGCTGCTGGAGTTATACTTACTGCTGCTACTAAAGTTTATGATGCAGTTAACAAAGAGTTTATCTTTGCTGAGCACAATAAGCCTTTAGCGATTCCGGAAAAAGCAGTAGTCATTTCCGGTAGTCGCATGTTACAAGAGCATAACGGAATATCTCTATATTGTCCGGTAATAGTAAAATATCGTGACACTAAAAGTGAAAAGTCTGTAACTCTGGAAGATCTGTTGAGATAG